One window of Corallococcus caeni genomic DNA carries:
- a CDS encoding OmpA family protein — MPLPTPLRLLSTLALLPTLASAASSPVPAFDLERLSLNPTSRAALGTSAGGLREPGELRLSLAAHYERSPLTLFRDGERMGSLVGSRTQVQLAGTYTVSKRVEVGAILPLMAHQGTGGFADQGMTSPSSWGLGTPVLQGRLGLLDEASAPVSLAAELAVGLPVGRQDSLQGSGGWDVTPRVSAGRTVGPVVVGLEAGVRLRNHTAVGSHEVGPELPWAATVATTGQRLRGELGLRSSVPLTDSPMPMELLAGGRYALGSRLEVFALGGPGLGTAPGTPAFRVMAGVSMAALQANRPVMRPRVAEAPVPAPAPAVAVVAPEPAPVEAPVAVVDVCAPNQSHSLEQCPLLDDDGDGVANAKDHCPVDPEDRDGFLDDDGCPEVDNDGDAVADAVDNCPLVAGPATNQGCPAKQKQLVIITQDRLEIREKVYFASGKARVLPRSFPLLEQVATVLNNHPELTHILVEGHTDSRGRPETNRTLSQQRASSVVQQLESRGVAADRLMAAGRGPDAPVASNGTASGRELNRRVEFHIAPAPAAGQASRD; from the coding sequence ATGCCCCTGCCCACCCCTCTGCGTCTTTTGTCCACCCTCGCGCTGCTGCCCACGCTGGCCAGCGCCGCTTCATCCCCCGTCCCCGCGTTCGACCTGGAGCGGCTGAGCCTCAACCCGACGTCGCGGGCCGCGCTCGGCACGTCGGCCGGCGGGCTGCGTGAGCCGGGGGAGCTGCGCTTGTCCCTGGCGGCGCACTACGAGCGCTCGCCACTCACGCTCTTCCGCGATGGCGAGCGGATGGGCTCGCTCGTCGGGTCGCGCACGCAGGTGCAGCTGGCGGGCACCTATACGGTGAGCAAGCGGGTGGAGGTGGGCGCCATCCTCCCCCTGATGGCCCACCAGGGCACGGGCGGCTTCGCCGACCAGGGCATGACGTCGCCTTCGTCCTGGGGCCTGGGGACGCCGGTGCTGCAGGGCCGGCTGGGGCTGCTGGATGAAGCGTCCGCGCCGGTGTCGCTGGCGGCGGAGCTGGCGGTGGGCCTGCCCGTGGGCCGTCAGGACTCGCTCCAGGGCAGCGGCGGCTGGGACGTGACACCGCGCGTGTCCGCGGGCCGTACGGTGGGTCCGGTGGTGGTGGGCCTGGAAGCGGGCGTCCGGCTCCGCAACCACACGGCGGTGGGGTCGCACGAGGTCGGCCCGGAGCTGCCCTGGGCGGCCACCGTGGCCACCACGGGCCAGCGGCTGCGCGGTGAACTGGGCCTGCGCTCGTCGGTGCCGCTGACGGACAGCCCCATGCCCATGGAGCTGCTGGCGGGTGGCCGGTATGCGCTGGGGTCGCGGCTGGAGGTGTTCGCGCTGGGAGGCCCCGGCCTGGGGACCGCGCCGGGCACGCCCGCCTTCCGCGTGATGGCGGGCGTGTCGATGGCCGCGCTCCAGGCGAACCGGCCGGTGATGCGGCCCCGCGTCGCCGAGGCCCCTGTCCCCGCTCCCGCGCCCGCGGTGGCCGTTGTGGCCCCGGAGCCGGCGCCGGTGGAGGCCCCGGTGGCGGTGGTGGACGTGTGCGCCCCGAACCAGAGCCATTCGCTGGAGCAGTGCCCCCTGCTGGATGACGACGGCGACGGCGTCGCCAACGCGAAGGACCACTGCCCGGTGGACCCCGAGGACCGGGACGGCTTCCTGGACGACGACGGCTGCCCGGAGGTGGACAACGACGGCGACGCGGTGGCGGACGCGGTGGACAACTGCCCGCTGGTGGCCGGTCCCGCGACGAACCAGGGCTGCCCGGCGAAGCAGAAGCAACTGGTGATCATCACCCAGGACCGGCTGGAGATCCGCGAGAAGGTCTACTTCGCCTCCGGCAAGGCGCGCGTGCTGCCGCGCTCGTTCCCCCTGCTGGAGCAGGTGGCGACGGTCCTCAACAACCACCCGGAGCTGACGCACATCCTGGTGGAAGGCCACACCGATTCGCGCGGCCGTCCGGAGACCAACCGGACGCTGTCGCAGCAGCGCGCGTCCTCGGTCGTCCAGCAGTTGGAGTCGCGCGGCGTCGCGGCGGACCGGCTGATGGCCGCCGGCCGCGGCCCCGACGCTCCCGTGGCGTCCAACGGCACCGCGTCCGGCCGTGAGCTCAACCGGCGCGTGGAGTTCCACATCGCGCCGGCCCCCGCGGCTGGCCAGGCCTCGCGCGACTGA